In one Streptomyces venezuelae genomic region, the following are encoded:
- a CDS encoding OB-fold nucleic acid binding domain-containing protein: MSAVSGSDKLAGRFRRMLDRLSSSQEDLESEELREDAETAGCVRIGDCRDRQIVTVTGTLRTVTLRPRAGVPALEAELFDGSAALDVVWLGRRSIVGIEPGRRLIASGRISESRGRRVLFNPKYELRPLGRE, encoded by the coding sequence ATGAGTGCTGTTTCTGGTTCCGACAAGCTGGCGGGCCGTTTCCGGCGCATGCTCGACCGGCTCTCCTCCTCCCAGGAGGATCTGGAGTCGGAGGAGCTGCGGGAGGACGCCGAGACAGCGGGCTGCGTCCGTATCGGCGACTGCCGTGACCGCCAGATAGTCACCGTTACTGGTACCTTGCGCACGGTCACTCTGCGACCACGGGCCGGGGTTCCCGCCCTGGAGGCCGAGCTGTTCGACGGTTCGGCGGCGCTGGACGTGGTGTGGCTCGGCAGGCGCTCCATCGTGGGAATCGAACCGGGGCGCAGGCTGATCGCATCCGGCCGGATCTCGGAGAGCCGGGGCCGACGGGTGCTCTTCAACCCGAAGTACGAACTCAGACCCCTCGGACGGGAGTAG
- a CDS encoding response regulator, giving the protein MTRVLVVDDEPQIVRALVINLKARKYDVDSAPDGATALQVAAARHPDVIVLDLGLPDMDGVEVIKGLRGWTRVPILVLSARHSSDEKVEALDAGADDYVTKPFGMDELLARLRAAVRRAEPTGTGDDDALVDTGDFSVDLAAKKVNRGGRDVRLTPTEWHLLEVLVRNTGRLVSQKQLLQEVWGPSYGTETNYLRVYMAQLRRKLEADPAHPRHFITEPGMGYRFEK; this is encoded by the coding sequence ATGACCCGGGTGCTCGTGGTCGACGACGAGCCGCAGATCGTACGCGCCCTCGTGATCAACCTGAAGGCGCGCAAGTACGACGTGGACTCGGCCCCCGACGGCGCCACCGCGCTGCAGGTCGCCGCGGCCCGCCACCCCGACGTGATCGTGCTCGACCTCGGTCTGCCCGACATGGACGGCGTGGAGGTCATCAAGGGCCTGCGCGGCTGGACGCGCGTCCCCATCCTGGTCCTCTCCGCCCGGCACAGCTCGGACGAGAAGGTCGAGGCGCTCGACGCGGGCGCCGACGACTACGTGACCAAGCCCTTCGGCATGGACGAGCTCCTCGCCCGGCTGCGCGCCGCCGTCCGCAGGGCGGAGCCCACCGGGACGGGCGACGACGACGCGCTGGTCGACACCGGCGACTTCTCCGTCGACCTGGCCGCCAAGAAGGTCAACCGCGGCGGCCGCGACGTACGCCTCACTCCCACGGAGTGGCACCTCCTGGAGGTGCTGGTACGCAACACCGGCCGCCTGGTCAGCCAGAAGCAGCTGCTCCAGGAGGTCTGGGGGCCCTCCTACGGGACGGAGACGAACTACCTGCGCGTCTACATGGCGCAGCTGCGCCGCAAGCTGGAGGCGGACCCCGCGCACCCGCGGCACTTCATCACGGAGCCGGGAATGGGATACCGGTTCGAGAAGTGA
- a CDS encoding alginate lyase family protein produces the protein MPPKHSRSRLRAGVAVASVAAALVAGSVVWPGTGRAEAAPTAFAHPGVTVSRGQLDFTREKVTAGAQPWKSAYDQMMGSKYASLSRTPKPRAVVECGSYSDPNHGCTDEREDAIAAYTTALAWYITRDERYAKKSIELMDAWSATIKDHTNSNAPLQTGWAGSSWPRAAEIIKYTYDGNWANSGRFATMLRTIYLPEVINGSNSNGNWELSMMEAAVGISVFLEDKASYDKAMATFRTRTAAYVYLASDGPLPKTVPKQHLDTRDKIVKYWQGQSTFTTGLTQETCRDFTHTGYGLSAISHVAETSRIQGQDLYATDVGERLRQGLGFQAKYELEAPPASLCKGTVHRGLGPVTEVGYNALAGRLGHAMTNTQKLTERNRPAGSNNLFVAWETLTHANNPR, from the coding sequence ATGCCTCCCAAGCACTCCAGATCACGCCTCCGTGCCGGAGTCGCCGTCGCCTCCGTCGCGGCCGCCCTCGTGGCCGGGTCCGTCGTCTGGCCCGGAACCGGCAGGGCCGAAGCCGCCCCCACCGCCTTCGCCCACCCCGGAGTCACCGTCTCCCGCGGCCAGCTGGACTTCACCCGCGAGAAGGTCACCGCGGGCGCCCAGCCCTGGAAGTCCGCCTACGACCAGATGATGGGCAGCAAGTACGCCTCCCTCTCCCGCACCCCCAAGCCCCGCGCGGTCGTGGAGTGCGGCTCCTACTCCGACCCCAACCACGGCTGCACCGACGAGCGCGAGGACGCCATAGCCGCGTACACCACCGCCCTCGCCTGGTACATCACGCGTGACGAGCGCTACGCGAAGAAGTCCATCGAGCTGATGGACGCCTGGTCGGCCACCATCAAGGACCACACCAACAGCAACGCGCCGCTGCAGACCGGCTGGGCGGGCTCCAGCTGGCCGCGCGCCGCCGAGATCATCAAGTACACGTACGACGGGAACTGGGCGAACTCCGGCCGCTTCGCGACGATGCTGCGCACCATCTACCTGCCCGAGGTCATCAACGGCTCCAACTCCAACGGGAACTGGGAGCTCTCGATGATGGAGGCCGCCGTCGGCATCTCCGTCTTCCTCGAGGACAAGGCGTCGTACGACAAGGCGATGGCCACCTTCCGCACGCGCACCGCGGCGTACGTCTATCTCGCGTCCGACGGCCCGCTGCCGAAGACCGTGCCGAAGCAGCACCTCGACACCCGCGACAAGATCGTCAAGTACTGGCAGGGCCAGTCCACGTTCACCACCGGCCTCACCCAGGAGACCTGCCGCGACTTCACCCACACCGGATACGGCCTCTCAGCGATCTCCCACGTCGCCGAGACCAGCCGCATCCAGGGCCAGGACCTGTACGCGACGGACGTCGGCGAGCGGCTGCGCCAGGGGCTCGGCTTCCAGGCCAAGTACGAGCTCGAAGCGCCGCCCGCGTCCCTCTGCAAGGGCACGGTCCACCGCGGCCTCGGGCCGGTCACCGAGGTCGGCTACAACGCCCTCGCGGGCCGCCTCGGCCACGCCATGACCAACACGCAGAAACTCACCGAACGGAACCGCCCCGCGGGCTCCAACAACCTCTTCGTCGCCTGGGAGACCCTGACGCACGCGAACAATCCGCGCTGA
- a CDS encoding potassium channel family protein, giving the protein MRVAIAGAGAVGRSIAGELLENGHEVLLIDKAPTAISVERVPQAEWLLADACEITSLDEAALQRCNVVIAATGDDKVNLVVSLLAKTEYGVPRVVARVNNPKNEWLFNESWGVDVAVSTPRLMSALVEEAVSVGDLVRLLRFSHGDANLVELTLPPESALAGTQVGDVQWPEDTSLVTIIRGTRVLAPTADDSLEAGDELLFVAAQAREEQLEDLLSVRRSDAVG; this is encoded by the coding sequence ATGAGGGTCGCCATTGCCGGAGCCGGCGCGGTGGGACGTTCCATCGCCGGTGAGCTCCTGGAGAACGGCCACGAGGTCCTTCTCATCGACAAGGCGCCGACCGCCATCTCGGTCGAGCGCGTCCCGCAGGCCGAGTGGCTGCTCGCCGACGCCTGCGAGATCACCTCGCTCGACGAGGCCGCGCTGCAGCGCTGCAACGTGGTGATCGCCGCGACCGGCGACGACAAGGTCAACCTCGTCGTCTCGCTGCTCGCCAAGACGGAGTACGGGGTCCCGCGGGTCGTCGCCCGGGTGAACAACCCCAAGAACGAGTGGCTCTTCAACGAGTCCTGGGGCGTCGACGTCGCGGTCTCCACGCCGCGTCTGATGTCCGCGCTCGTCGAGGAGGCGGTGAGCGTCGGCGATCTCGTGCGGCTGCTCCGCTTCAGCCACGGCGACGCGAACCTCGTCGAGCTGACGCTGCCGCCCGAGTCGGCCCTCGCGGGCACGCAGGTCGGCGACGTGCAGTGGCCCGAGGACACCTCGCTGGTCACGATCATCCGCGGTACACGTGTCCTCGCGCCGACCGCGGACGACTCCCTCGAAGCGGGGGACGAGCTGCTGTTCGTCGCGGCGCAGGCGCGCGAGGAGCAGCTGGAGGATCTGCTTTCGGTGCGGCGTTCGGATGCGGTGGGCTGA
- a CDS encoding DUF3159 domain-containing protein, with product MTSLDKPTDHGNADQDTDSRAVTEAALFEAFGGVRGMVETVLPGLLFVTIFTINKDLHMSAIAALAVSLVLVAVRLVMKDTVKHAFSGVFGVAFGVVFAMMTGNAKDFYLPGMLYTLGLSLAYMITTLAGVPLIGLILGPVFKENLSWRTRNPGRKKAYAKASWAWGLILLAKCAILFPLYWWADTTQFGWVLIALKIPPFLLAVYLTWVFLAKAPPPIDVFAEMEAAEKAEEERKAERERERREV from the coding sequence GTGACGTCCCTCGACAAGCCGACGGACCACGGGAACGCTGACCAGGACACAGATTCCCGGGCCGTGACCGAGGCAGCGCTCTTCGAAGCCTTCGGCGGCGTGCGGGGCATGGTGGAGACGGTCCTTCCCGGCCTGCTCTTCGTGACGATCTTCACGATCAACAAGGACCTGCACATGTCGGCCATCGCGGCCCTCGCGGTGTCCCTGGTGCTCGTGGCGGTCCGCCTGGTCATGAAGGACACCGTCAAGCACGCCTTCAGCGGCGTCTTCGGGGTCGCCTTCGGCGTCGTCTTCGCGATGATGACCGGCAACGCCAAGGACTTCTACCTGCCGGGCATGCTCTACACCCTCGGCCTCTCCTTGGCGTACATGATCACGACCCTCGCGGGTGTGCCGTTGATCGGCCTGATCCTCGGCCCGGTCTTCAAGGAGAACCTCTCCTGGCGCACCCGCAACCCGGGCCGCAAGAAGGCGTACGCGAAGGCCAGTTGGGCCTGGGGTCTGATCCTGCTCGCCAAGTGCGCGATCCTCTTCCCGCTGTACTGGTGGGCGGACACGACCCAGTTCGGCTGGGTCCTCATCGCCCTGAAGATCCCCCCGTTCCTCCTCGCCGTCTACCTGACCTGGGTCTTCCTGGCGAAGGCCCCACCGCCGATCGACGTCTTCGCGGAGATGGAAGCGGCGGAGAAGGCGGAAGAAGAGCGCAAGGCAGAACGAGAGCGGGAACGCCGCGAGGTGTGA
- a CDS encoding ABC transporter ATP-binding protein, translated as MVVVEDLHRTYGSGAAAVHALRGVSFTVPRGELVALKGRSGSGKTTLLNLVGGLDAPDHGKITVDGVDLTGLGESGLLELRRDRLGFVFQSFGLIPILTAAENVGVPLRLRKTEPRAREERVALLLALVGLADHAAQRPGELSGGQQQRVAIARALANRPALLIADEPTGQLDAETGLAVMELLRAVVRSEGVTALVATHDAALLDLADRVVELRDGAIVTP; from the coding sequence ATGGTCGTCGTCGAGGACCTCCACCGGACGTACGGCTCCGGCGCTGCCGCCGTCCACGCCCTGCGCGGTGTCTCCTTCACCGTCCCGCGCGGCGAGCTCGTCGCCCTGAAGGGCCGCTCCGGATCGGGCAAGACGACGCTGCTCAACCTCGTCGGCGGGCTCGACGCCCCGGACCACGGGAAGATCACCGTGGACGGCGTGGACCTCACGGGCCTCGGCGAAAGCGGCCTCCTGGAGCTCCGCCGGGACCGGCTCGGCTTCGTCTTCCAGTCCTTCGGGCTCATCCCCATCCTCACCGCGGCCGAGAACGTCGGCGTCCCGCTGCGGCTCCGCAAAACCGAGCCACGCGCGCGTGAAGAGCGCGTCGCCCTCCTCCTGGCCCTCGTCGGACTCGCGGACCACGCCGCGCAGCGCCCCGGCGAGCTCTCCGGAGGACAGCAGCAGCGCGTGGCCATCGCCCGCGCCCTCGCCAACAGGCCCGCCCTCCTGATCGCCGACGAACCCACCGGGCAGCTGGACGCGGAGACCGGGCTCGCCGTGATGGAGCTGCTGCGCGCCGTCGTCCGCAGCGAGGGCGTCACCGCCCTGGTCGCCACGCACGACGCGGCTCTCCTCGACCTGGCCGACCGGGTCGTCGAACTGCGCGACGGCGCGATCGTCACGCCCTGA
- a CDS encoding MMPL family transporter, with the protein MRRRSVTVRVARWSALHPGRAVIGWLVFVVLCLGGGIAAGMNSATAEDFRVGEAGRAEPLATEGGIPLRSTEHVLIRDASGSVSKPGPLDEAAADAAVKDITARMRALPEVASVKAPVASAGGRVLRVPVELTGTEQDDQKRVPPLQEQTAEAAKAHPGLVIEETGDASVSKGVDDQRNKDLKLSEAITLPVTLITLAVVFGSVVMVGVPLLLAVTSIMATMGLAMVASHLLPDTGVGMSMILLIGMAVGVDYTLFYLKREREERARAGGRLTSEALVEAAAATAGRAIVVSGLAVIVSTTALFLARDVIFDSLATGTILVVAVAMVSSVTVLPALLVKLGRRAERRAAKRIARGKPVRTYGEKKPGRAWNLLLAPARKRPALTLGLSVLVMLGLALPALDMNLKNPARDSFSRDIPAMRGYDRLLEAFPEQRVRHVVVVRAEASRAGDVREALGALERRAGADPLFARAGGGPDGTENGSAGGPLLRSSEDRRTTTLELNVPHPTYSKKAEDSLERLRHTYLPATVGKLPGVETAVTGEVPRGVDYVGHQNDKLPLVLGFLLLMTFVMTVFAFRSVVLGLLGVVLNLLSVGSALGVLVLVFQGDWAEELLSFVSLGGISSRVPLFLFVILFGLSMDYQVFVVSRIREAALDGAPTRRAVIDGITSSAKVVTSAAIVMVTVFASFVMLHILEMKQMGLVLAVAVLLDAFVIRVMILPAALLLLGRAAWWPSKAIRRAEARVAEARRVSGDQGRPGAHSTAYAPHPEGRRIAQGR; encoded by the coding sequence ATGAGAAGGCGATCGGTCACGGTGCGCGTGGCCCGGTGGAGCGCACTGCATCCGGGGCGGGCGGTCATCGGCTGGCTGGTGTTCGTGGTGCTCTGCCTGGGGGGCGGGATCGCCGCGGGCATGAACAGCGCGACGGCGGAGGACTTCCGCGTCGGCGAGGCGGGACGGGCCGAGCCCCTGGCGACCGAGGGCGGCATCCCGCTGCGCTCCACGGAACACGTGCTGATCCGTGACGCCTCGGGCTCGGTGAGCAAGCCCGGCCCGCTGGACGAGGCGGCCGCGGACGCCGCGGTGAAGGACATCACCGCGCGGATGAGGGCCCTGCCCGAGGTCGCCTCGGTGAAGGCGCCCGTGGCCTCGGCCGGCGGACGCGTCCTGCGGGTCCCCGTCGAGCTGACCGGGACCGAACAGGACGACCAGAAGAGGGTTCCGCCGCTCCAGGAGCAGACGGCCGAGGCGGCGAAGGCCCACCCGGGGCTCGTGATCGAGGAGACCGGCGACGCCTCCGTGAGCAAGGGCGTCGACGACCAGCGCAACAAGGACCTGAAGCTCTCCGAGGCGATCACGCTGCCCGTCACGCTGATCACGCTGGCCGTGGTCTTCGGCTCGGTCGTCATGGTCGGCGTACCGCTGCTGCTCGCCGTCACCTCGATCATGGCGACGATGGGCCTGGCGATGGTGGCGTCGCACCTGCTGCCCGACACGGGCGTCGGGATGAGCATGATCCTGCTGATCGGCATGGCCGTCGGCGTCGACTACACGCTCTTCTACCTCAAGCGCGAACGCGAGGAGCGGGCCCGCGCGGGCGGCCGCCTCACCTCGGAGGCGCTGGTCGAGGCCGCCGCCGCGACGGCGGGGCGCGCGATCGTCGTCTCCGGGCTCGCGGTGATCGTCTCCACCACCGCGCTCTTCCTGGCCCGCGACGTCATCTTCGACTCGCTCGCGACCGGCACGATCCTGGTCGTCGCCGTGGCGATGGTCAGCTCGGTGACGGTGCTGCCCGCGCTCCTGGTCAAGCTCGGCCGACGGGCGGAGCGGCGCGCGGCGAAGCGCATCGCGCGGGGCAAGCCCGTCCGGACGTACGGCGAGAAGAAGCCGGGCCGCGCCTGGAACCTCCTGCTCGCCCCCGCCCGCAAACGCCCCGCGCTCACGCTCGGCCTGTCGGTCCTCGTGATGCTGGGGCTCGCGCTTCCGGCGCTGGACATGAACCTGAAGAACCCGGCGCGGGACAGCTTCTCGCGGGACATCCCTGCGATGCGCGGGTACGACAGGCTGCTTGAGGCCTTCCCGGAGCAGCGGGTGCGGCACGTGGTCGTGGTGCGGGCGGAGGCCTCGCGGGCCGGCGATGTGCGGGAGGCGTTGGGGGCGCTGGAGCGGAGGGCGGGGGCGGATCCGCTGTTCGCGCGCGCCGGCGGCGGCCCCGACGGGACCGAGAACGGCTCCGCCGGTGGTCCGCTCCTCCGCTCCTCCGAGGACCGGAGGACCACAACACTGGAACTCAACGTTCCGCACCCGACGTACTCGAAAAAGGCTGAAGACTCGCTCGAACGCCTCCGCCACACCTACCTGCCCGCGACCGTAGGCAAGCTGCCCGGCGTTGAGACGGCCGTCACCGGCGAGGTGCCGCGCGGCGTCGACTACGTGGGCCACCAGAACGACAAGCTTCCGCTGGTCCTCGGCTTCCTGCTCCTCATGACCTTCGTGATGACGGTCTTCGCCTTCCGCTCGGTCGTCCTCGGACTGCTCGGCGTCGTCCTCAACCTGCTCTCCGTCGGCTCCGCGCTCGGCGTGCTCGTGCTCGTCTTCCAGGGGGACTGGGCGGAGGAGCTGCTCTCCTTCGTCTCGCTCGGCGGCATCTCCTCGCGCGTACCGCTCTTCCTCTTCGTGATCCTTTTCGGGCTCTCGATGGACTATCAGGTCTTCGTCGTCAGCCGGATCCGCGAAGCGGCCCTCGACGGCGCGCCCACGCGGCGGGCCGTCATCGACGGCATCACGTCGTCCGCCAAGGTCGTCACCAGCGCGGCGATCGTCATGGTCACCGTCTTCGCGAGCTTCGTGATGCTGCACATCCTGGAGATGAAGCAGATGGGCCTCGTCCTCGCGGTGGCCGTCCTGCTCGACGCGTTCGTGATCCGCGTCATGATCCTGCCGGCCGCGCTGCTCCTGCTCGGACGCGCGGCGTGGTGGCCGTCGAAGGCGATACGCAGGGCGGAGGCACGGGTGGCGGAGGCGCGCCGCGTATCAGGGGACCAGGGGCGCCCCGGAGCGCACTCCACGGCGTACGCCCCCCATCCGGAGGGGCGCAGGATCGCACAAGGCAGATAA
- a CDS encoding sensor histidine kinase, which yields MARGKLRIYLGAAPGVGKTYAMLSEAHRRIERGTDCVVAFVEHHDRPRTEVMLHGLEQVTRRDLEYRGTAFTEMDVDAVLERAPEVALVDELAHTNVPGSRNAKRWQDVEELLTAGIDVVSTVNIQHLESLGDVVESITGVRQKETVPDEVVRRADQIELVDMSPQALRRRMAHGNIYKSDRIDASLSNYFRPGNLTALRELALLWVADRVDEYLQQYRGEHNIRSTWQARERIVVGLTGGPEGRTLIRRASRMAAKGSGSEILAVYIARSDGLTGASPKELAVQRTLVEDLGGTFHHVIGDDIPAALLDFARGVNATQIVLGSSRRKTWQYVFGPGVGATVARDSGPDLDVHIVTHGEVAKGRGLPVARGARLGRSRVIWGWLVGVAGPVLLTVLLTHVDADLGLANDMLLFLTLTVAAALVGGLLPALASAAGGSLLLNYYFTPPLHLWTVSNNKNIVAIAVFVGVAVSVASVVDLAARRTHQAARLRAEAEILSFLAGSVLRGETSLEALLERVRETFAMDSVALLERAGDTDPWTCAGSVGDGRPLERPEDADVDMPVGDHMALALSGRVLPAEDRRVLAAFAAQAAVVLDRQRLQSEADQARTLAEGNRIRTALLAAVSHDLRTPLAGIKAAVSSLRSDDVEWSDEDEAELLEGIEEGADRLEHLVGNLLDMSRLQTGTVTPLIREVDLDEVVPMALGGVPDGSAELDIPETLPMVAVDKGLLERAVANIVENAVKYAPDEAPVKVSASALGERVEIRVVDRGPGVPDSAKDRIFAPFQRYGDAPRGAGVGLGLAVARGFVEAMGGTLAAEDTPGGGLTMVLTLRAAAGRPPVRPELSSQVTS from the coding sequence ATGGCACGCGGCAAGCTTCGGATCTACCTCGGTGCGGCACCGGGCGTCGGCAAGACGTACGCGATGCTCTCCGAGGCCCACCGCCGCATCGAGCGCGGCACCGACTGCGTGGTCGCCTTCGTGGAGCACCACGACCGGCCGCGCACCGAGGTGATGCTGCACGGCCTGGAACAGGTGACCCGCAGGGACCTGGAGTACCGCGGCACCGCGTTCACCGAGATGGACGTCGACGCGGTCCTGGAGCGGGCCCCCGAGGTCGCCCTCGTCGACGAACTCGCCCACACCAACGTCCCCGGCTCCCGCAACGCCAAGCGCTGGCAGGACGTCGAGGAACTCCTCACCGCCGGCATCGACGTCGTCTCCACCGTGAACATCCAGCACCTGGAGTCGCTCGGCGACGTCGTCGAGTCGATCACCGGTGTGCGGCAGAAGGAGACGGTGCCGGACGAGGTGGTGCGCCGCGCCGATCAGATCGAACTGGTCGACATGTCGCCACAGGCGCTGCGCCGCCGCATGGCGCACGGCAACATCTACAAGTCCGACCGCATCGACGCGTCCCTCTCCAACTACTTCCGGCCCGGCAACCTCACGGCCCTGCGCGAGCTCGCGCTGCTCTGGGTCGCCGACCGCGTCGACGAGTACCTCCAGCAGTACCGCGGCGAGCACAACATCCGCTCCACCTGGCAGGCCCGCGAGCGCATCGTCGTCGGCCTGACCGGCGGCCCCGAGGGCCGCACCCTGATCAGACGCGCCTCCCGGATGGCCGCCAAGGGCTCGGGCAGCGAGATCCTCGCCGTCTACATCGCCCGCAGCGACGGCCTGACCGGCGCGTCCCCCAAGGAACTCGCCGTCCAGCGCACCCTCGTCGAGGACCTCGGCGGCACCTTCCACCACGTCATAGGCGACGACATACCGGCCGCCCTCCTCGACTTCGCCCGCGGTGTCAACGCCACGCAGATCGTCCTCGGCTCCTCGCGCCGCAAGACCTGGCAGTACGTCTTCGGGCCCGGCGTCGGCGCGACCGTCGCCCGCGACTCGGGCCCCGACCTGGACGTGCACATCGTCACGCACGGCGAGGTCGCCAAGGGACGAGGCCTGCCCGTCGCCCGCGGCGCGCGCCTCGGCAGATCCCGGGTCATCTGGGGCTGGCTCGTCGGCGTCGCCGGGCCCGTGCTCCTGACGGTGCTGCTCACCCACGTCGACGCGGACCTCGGCCTCGCCAACGACATGCTGCTGTTCCTGACGCTCACCGTCGCCGCCGCACTGGTCGGCGGGCTGCTCCCGGCGCTCGCGTCGGCGGCCGGCGGCTCGCTGCTCCTCAACTACTACTTCACCCCGCCGCTGCACCTGTGGACGGTCTCCAACAACAAGAACATCGTGGCCATCGCGGTCTTCGTGGGCGTCGCCGTGTCGGTCGCCTCCGTCGTGGACCTCGCGGCCCGCCGCACCCACCAGGCAGCCCGGTTGCGGGCCGAGGCGGAGATACTCTCCTTCCTCGCCGGCAGCGTGCTGCGCGGCGAGACCAGCCTCGAAGCCCTCCTCGAACGCGTCCGCGAAACCTTCGCGATGGACTCCGTCGCCCTCCTGGAACGCGCCGGCGACACCGACCCGTGGACCTGCGCGGGCAGCGTCGGCGACGGGCGCCCGCTGGAGCGCCCCGAGGACGCCGACGTGGACATGCCCGTCGGGGACCACATGGCGCTCGCCCTGTCGGGCCGGGTCCTGCCCGCGGAGGACCGCCGTGTCCTCGCCGCGTTCGCCGCGCAGGCCGCCGTCGTCCTCGACCGCCAGCGCCTGCAGTCCGAGGCCGACCAGGCCCGCACCCTCGCCGAGGGCAACCGCATCCGCACCGCCCTGCTCGCCGCGGTCAGCCACGACCTGCGCACCCCGCTCGCGGGCATCAAGGCCGCGGTCTCCTCCCTGCGCTCCGACGACGTCGAGTGGTCCGACGAGGACGAGGCGGAACTCCTCGAAGGCATCGAGGAGGGCGCCGACCGCCTGGAACACCTCGTGGGGAACCTCCTCGACATGTCCCGGCTGCAGACCGGCACCGTCACCCCCCTCATCCGCGAGGTCGACCTCGACGAGGTCGTCCCCATGGCGCTGGGCGGCGTCCCCGACGGCAGCGCGGAGCTGGACATCCCGGAGACGCTGCCCATGGTCGCCGTCGACAAGGGCCTCCTGGAGCGGGCGGTCGCCAACATCGTCGAGAACGCCGTGAAGTACGCCCCCGACGAAGCGCCCGTCAAGGTCTCCGCCAGCGCCCTCGGCGAGCGCGTCGAGATCCGCGTCGTCGACCGGGGGCCCGGCGTGCCCGACAGCGCCAAAGACCGCATCTTCGCCCCCTTCCAGCGCTACGGTGACGCTCCGCGAGGTGCCGGCGTGGGCCTCGGCCTCGCCGTCGCCCGCGGCTTCGTCGAGGCCATGGGCGGCACGCTCGCCGCCGAGGACACCCCCGGCGGCGGCCTCACCATGGTCCTCACCCTGCGGGCGGCGGCAGGCCGCCCGCCGGTCCGCCCCGAACTGTCGTCCCAGGTCACCTCATGA
- a CDS encoding ArsR/SmtB family transcription factor, with the protein MNSEELLAFLSAVGHAQRIRIITELAPGQLYVSELARRLGVSRPLLYMHLERLEKAGLVVGRLELSDDGKALKYFELAPFDVRLNVDTILAAVRQDAADTSRTPDEAAQQSPEGS; encoded by the coding sequence ATGAACAGCGAAGAGCTGCTCGCCTTCCTCTCCGCCGTCGGCCACGCCCAGCGGATCCGGATCATCACCGAGCTCGCCCCGGGGCAGCTGTACGTCAGCGAACTGGCGCGGCGGCTCGGCGTCTCCCGCCCTCTGCTCTACATGCACCTCGAACGCCTGGAGAAGGCCGGTCTCGTCGTCGGCCGCCTGGAGCTCTCCGACGACGGCAAGGCGCTCAAGTACTTCGAACTGGCGCCGTTCGACGTGCGGTTGAACGTGGATACGATCCTCGCGGCCGTCCGGCAGGACGCGGCAGACACCTCGCGCACGCCGGACGAGGCCGCCCAGCAATCTCCAGAGGGGTCTTAA
- a CDS encoding potassium channel family protein, with translation MHIVIMGCGRVGSALAQNLEQQGHTVAVVDQDPTAFRRLGAGFGGRRVTGVGFDQDTLREAGIEEAGAFAAVSSGDNSNIIAARVAREMFGIENVAARIYDPRRAEVYQRLGIPTVATVRWTADQMLRRLLPSGAEPLWRDPTGGVQLAEVHASPAWIGHKISQLQEETGVRVAFLTRLGEAVLPTSQTVLQEGDLVHVMMRTDQVDKVEAAFAEGPEEGGH, from the coding sequence GTGCACATCGTCATCATGGGCTGCGGGAGAGTCGGCTCCGCTCTGGCCCAGAACCTGGAACAACAGGGGCACACCGTCGCCGTCGTCGACCAGGACCCCACGGCCTTCCGCCGTCTCGGGGCCGGGTTCGGCGGCCGCCGCGTGACCGGCGTCGGCTTCGACCAGGACACCCTGCGCGAGGCCGGCATCGAGGAGGCGGGCGCCTTCGCCGCCGTCTCCAGCGGCGACAACTCGAACATCATCGCCGCCCGCGTGGCCCGCGAGATGTTCGGCATCGAGAACGTCGCGGCCCGCATCTACGACCCGCGCCGCGCCGAGGTCTACCAGCGCCTCGGCATCCCCACGGTCGCCACGGTCCGCTGGACCGCCGACCAGATGCTGCGCAGGCTGCTGCCGTCCGGCGCCGAGCCGCTGTGGCGCGATCCCACCGGCGGGGTGCAGCTCGCGGAGGTGCACGCGTCGCCCGCGTGGATCGGACACAAGATCAGCCAGCTCCAGGAGGAGACCGGCGTACGCGTCGCCTTCCTCACCCGGCTGGGCGAGGCGGTCCTGCCGACCTCGCAGACGGTCCTGCAGGAAGGCGATCTGGTGCACGTCATGATGCGCACCGACCAGGTCGACAAGGTCGAAGCCGCGTTCGCCGAAGGCCCCGAGGAGGGCGGTCACTGA